In the Xanthobacteraceae bacterium genome, AGCTGGTGCTCCAGCTCCACGTCCTTGTATTCGCGCTGATGCACCTGATTGACGACCTCGTGCCAGAGCACGCCGGACTTCATCACGTTGCGTTTTTCGGAGGACGTGACCTTGTTCTTGCGCGCCTTCGCAAGATCGAAGGCCACGCGCGCGATGCGCTCGATTTCGTAGGTGTCGTAGACCTGCGTGTCGATGGCACGCTTCTGACCGTTGCCCAAATCCGTGATCGTCTTCGGCTCGCCGAAATAGACGCCGCCAGTCAGCTCACGCACGATCACGATGTCGAGGTTCTCGACCAGCTCGCGCTTGAGCGACGAAGCGTCGGCCAGCGCCGGATAGCAGATCGCGGGGCGCAGGTTCGCGAACAGCGCGAGATCCTTACGAAGCCGAAGCAAGCCCGCTTCCGGGCGAACGTCGTAAGGCACGCCATCCCATTTCGGGCCGCCGACCGCGCCGAAGATGACCGCATCGGCGGCCATCGCTTTCTTCATGTCGTCTTCGGAGATCGACTTGCCATGCGCGTCGTAGGCCGCGCCGCCAACCAGGCCTTCCTCGATGTTGAAGGTCGCGAGACCGCGCTTCTCGATCCATTCGATCACGCGGCGCGCCTGCGCCATGACTTCGGGACCGATCCCGTCGCCGGGAAGCAAAAGCAGATTGTATGTCGGCATGATTGCTCGCTTACGAAATTAGACGATTAGACAGGGTAACGGGCTTATGCCCACGGCCGCGCGGCGGCGTTCTTCTTCTCGAAGGCGTCGATACTCGCCTTCTTTTCCATCGTGAGGCCGATGCCATCGAGACCGTTCAGCATGCAGTGCTTCTTGAACGGGTCGAGGTCGAACTTGATCGCACCGCCGTCCGGTCCGCGGATTTCCTGCTTCTCGAGGTCGATGGTGAGAGTCGCGTTCGCGCCGCGCGAGGCGTCGTCGAACAGCTTCTCCAGATCGTCCTTGGAGACGACGATGGGAAGCAGTCCGTTCTGGAAGCAGTTGTTGTAGAAAATGTCCGCGAACGAAGTCGAGATCACGCAGCGGATTCCGAAATCCATCAGCGCCCACGGCGCGTGCTCGCGCGAGGAGCCGCAGCCGAAGTTGTCGCCGGCAACGAGAATCTTCGCATCCTTGTAGGCGGCCTGATTCAGCACGAAATCCGGGTTCGCAGAGCCGTCGTCCTTGTAGCGCATCTCCGAGAACAGGCCCTTGCCTAGGCCGGTCCGCTGGATCGTCTTCAGGTACTGCTTCGGGATGATCATATCGGTGTCGATATTGATGATCCGGAGCGGCGCGGCGACGCCGGTGAGGGTCGTGAACTTTTCCATGTCGGCCTGTCCGTAAGGAGCGGATTTGGCCGTTCCTGTCCCACATCGGCCCCATGACGATCAAGGGCCTGCACGTTTTGCTCTAGGAGGGCAGCGATAAGCGCCCTGTTTGCTGGCTTTTTGCGGCCTGTGCCTTCCCGTGGACGCGGGGAGCTACGGCCGCCCGATGCGGCTCGGTCAGGGCCGATCCGCTTCCGCCTCGATGCGTGCCATGTCGTCGTCCGACATGCCGAAGTGATGACCGATCTCGTGCACCAGCACATGCGTCACGATTTCTCCGAGCGTTTGCTCATGCTCGGCCCAGTAATCGAGGATCGGACGGCGGTACAAGAAAATGTGATTGGGCATTCTTCCGGTTTCCGGCACGGCGGAATCCTGCGGCAGGCCGATCCCGGAGAACAGTCCGAGAAGATCGAACGGACTTTCCGCTCTGAGTTCATCGAGCACATCGTCGTCGGGGAAATCCGTTACGCGGATGACGATATCCCTGCACAACCTGCGAAAAGTCTCTGGCAGACGGGCGAAAGCTGTGTCCGCGAGCTGCTCGAAATCGGCGAGCGTGGGCGCGGTTGCGGCGTGCCATTCGGCGGGCTTGTCATTCATGGTGGAAATTTCATCACGCGCGTTAAGGAACCAAACATAATATTGCGCATTTATTGCCTCGGTGGAGCCATGTTCCTGAACCCGGCATGAATGCATAAATCAGGGCGGGTTCACGTCACTCTCCTGAAAATCCGCACATCGGTCCCGCCGCCCCACTGGGGACCGCAAGCAACAATCGAGAGGAAGATTCCAATGTTGAGGAAGTTCGCTCTTGCCGTCGCTGCCGCTGGCGCGCTCGGCCTTGCCGCCACCGCCACGCCGGCTGCCGCCGGCGCGTTCACCGGCCTGAAGGCTCCGTCGGTCGAATCGAACACCATCGACGCGCGCTGTTATCACCGCCGTCACTGGTCCGGCTGGCGCTGCTATCGCCATCACCGCCGCTGGCGCTCGCGCCATCACTGGTAAGCAATTCGATCCGCAAGGATCGGCTTGATGAAACGGGCGCTTCGCAAGAAGCGCCCGTTTTGCATTGCGGCGAACGAACGGCTACCAACACAAGATGAAAAGTTTCCGGCCAGCATTCGCAGCGCTCTCGCTTCTCTCGCTCGCTTTCATTGCGTCGCCCGCGGACAGCGCGCCGCGCAAAGCAACGGTCCCAGGCTTCGACACCAACCTTGTCGATGCGAAGCGCAGCACATGCCATCATCTGCGCTGGTCGTCGCAGCGGCGTTGCACGAGCACGCGGTTGCTGCGCCAGTATTATGCGCGGCGCGCGCGGCCCGATTATCTCCGCGGCGAAACCGGCGTGGTCCATTACGGCCCGCCGTTCCCGTATTACGGCTACATCCCGTACAGCCATTACCGTCCGTACGGATTGTATCGGCCGTACTGGTATCGCCGCCCGTACTGGTATTGAGCGGACGGCGTTTCCGCGGCGATCCTCGTTAAGCAAAAGAACAGAGCGGCCGCATGAGCGTGCCGCGCGCTTTACCATACCGGCTTACCATACCAACGGCTTTCGCTTTCGCGCGCACGCGGCAAACGAAATACTCCCGCGCAACGAAAGGTAAATGGGAAGCCATCAAATGAAGAAATTCGTACTCGCGCTCGCTGCCGTGAGCGCCTTCGGACTCGCGACGTCCGCGCAAGCGCGCGTGACCGCACTCTCTACGCCCGCCGTCGCGCCGAACGCCGTTCGCGCCGACGCGAACTGCACGCCGCGGAAGGTTCGCGGCGAATGGCGCTGCGTCAACGCCTACAACCGCTATGACTATGCGCCGCGCCGCAATTACGTCCGCCGCGACTACCAGCGCCGCTACGAATACGCCGCCGAACGGCAGTATCGCTATGAGCGCGATTACCGCCCGGTCGTGCAGCGCTACAGCTACCAGCCGCAATACAATTACACGCAGCAATATGCCTATCCGGTGCAGCAGCAGGCCGCGCAGCCTTACGCCTACGCAGTCACGACTTACTATTACGTGAGGCAGCAGCCTGCTTATGTGCAGCCGCAGGTGAATTACGCGCCGCGCTACTACACGCAGCCTTACGGCTACGCGCAGCGGCAGTATGGCTATGTGCAGCAGGACTATGACGACGACGCGGGATACAGCTACCGCCATCGCCGTTACGATTATGCGCCGCGCTACTACACCTCGGAGCGGTATCGTTATCACCGCCACCACCAGCATCGCGGGCAGCACCACATGCATCGCCACCCGCACAAGCATCAGCATGTGCACAATCATCCGCATAAGCACCCGCACAACAAGAAGAAGCACTGGCACTAAGCGGACGGCATAAGCTCAAAACGAAACGGGCGCTCTTTGGAGCGCCCGTTTTGCTTTCAGGGATTGCCGAAACGCTTTAGTGCTTCGGCCACTGGCGTACATCGACGAAGTGACCGGCAATCGCCGCCGCCGCCGCCATCGCGGGCGACACAAGATGCGTGCGGCCCTTGTAGCCCTGACGGCCCTCGAAGTTACGGTTCGAGGTCGAGGCGCAGCGTTCTTCCGGTTTCAGCTTGTCCGGGTTCATGGCAAGGCACATCGAGCAGCCCGGCTCGCGCCATTCAAAGCCCGCGGCCTTGAAAATCTTGTCGAGGCCCTCCTGCTCGGCCTGCGCTTTGACCAGGCCCGAACCCGGCACGATCATCGCGCTCACCGCATCGTGGACCTTCTTGCCGTCCACGATCTTCGCTACCACGCGAAGGTCTTCGATGCGCCCGTTGGTGCAGGAGCCGATGAAGATCTTGTCGAGCCGGATGTCGGTGATCTTCGTCCCCGCTTTCAGGCCCATGTAATCGAGCGCGCGCTGCTTCGCGATGCGCTGGTTCTCGTCGGCGAGCTTCGCCGGATCCGGCACGACGCCGGCGATGGAAACGACGTCTTCCGGGCTGGTGCCCCACGAAACGATGGGCGGCAGCGCCGCACCGTCGAGCTTCACTTCGCGGTCGAAATGCGCACCTTCGTCCGAGTAGAGCGTTTCCCAGTAGCGCATGGCCGCGTCCCACGCCTCGCCTTTCGGCGAACGCGGACGGCCCTTGAGATATTCGTAGGCCTTCTCGTCGGGCGCGACTAACCCTGCGCGCGCGCCGCCTTCGATCGTCATGTTGCAGACGGTCATGCGGCCTTCCATCGTCAGCGCGCGCATCGCTTCGCCCGCGAATTCGATGACCGAGCCGGTGCCGCCCGCGGTGCCGATCTCGCCGATGATGGCGAGGATGATGTCCTTCGCGCCGACGCCTTCCGGCAGCTTGCCGTCCACCGTCACGCGCATGTTCTTCGCTTTTTTCTGGATCAGCGTCTGCGTCGCCAGCACATGCTCGACTTCGGACGTACCGATGCCATGCGCGAGCGCGCCGAACGCGCCGTGCGTCGAGGTGTGGCTGTCACCGCATACGATCGTCGTGCCCGGCAGCGTGAAGCCCTGTTCCGGTCCGATGATGTGGACGATGCCCTGACGGCGGTCATGCTCGTCGAAATAATCGACGCCGAATTCCTTGGCGTTCGCGGCGAGCGCTTCCACCTGCGTGCGCGATTCCGGATCGGCGATGCCCTTGGAGCGGTCGGTGGTCTGGATGTTGTGGTCGACCACGGCGAGCGTCTTTTCCGGCGCGTGAACCTTGCGGCCCGCCATGCGCAGGCCTTCGAACGCCTGCGGGCTGGTCACCTCATGCACGAGGTGGCGGTCGATGTAGAGCAGGCAGGTGCCGTCCGGCTGCTGATCGACGAGATGATCGTCCCAGATTTTATCGTAGAGAGTGCGCGGTTTCATAGTCGTTGGCTCTTGGCTAAGTCTGATGGAAGCGGGTGAGAGTTTACGCGCGAAAGCGCGAACAGCCGCTTAAAGCGCCGCCTGGATCGAGGCGGTCAGCCGCCCGAAGAAACGGCCCGGCAGCCGCGCATGATCGCGCAGCACGACGCGGCACAGCGGGCGCGCTGCGCCCGTGTTTTCCGCAAGTTCCGTGGTCCGTTTCGTCGGCATGGCCGTGATATAGCGCTGCCCCGTAGCCCCCGCAAACTATCCCAGTTCGACGAGCACGATCTCCGGCGGCACGCCGAAACGGACCGGCAGGAAGGTGCAGCCCAGCCCGCCCGATACGACGAGGTGCCGGTTGGCCTCGACGACATGGCCGTAGGCATAGCGCTGGCCGTAGCGGGACGGCACCACCGCTGCGCCGTAGAAGGGGAACCGCACCTGCCCGCCATGGGTGTGCCCGCAAAGCGTGAGCGCAATGCGTTCAGACACCTGCGGAAAAATATCCGGCTCATGCGCAAGCAGAATGGCGGGCGCATTATCCGTGATCGCACGCATGGTTTTCGGCAGATCGTCCACGCCCTGAAAACGGCGCGGGCCTTTCGGGATTGCGATCTGATCGCCGAGACCCGCAAGCCAGAATTCGAAACCGTCCGGCGCTTTCAGTTTGCGCGCTTCGTTTTCGAGAACCGGAATCCGGTTGCCTGCAAGCCCGCGGCGCACTTCTTCCGCGCCGGTCCACCAGTCATGGTTGCCGAGCACCGCGAAGGTACCGAGCGGCGCTTCGAGTTTTGCAAGCACGGCGCTCCACGCTTCGACCGGAATTTCGGTTGTCCCGAAACGATGGATGGCGGAGACGTAATCGCCGAGCAACACGATCAGGTCGGGCTTCAGCGTGTTCGCCGCGCGCACGATCTCCTCGATCCGCGAAAGCGGCATCCACGGATCGCAGGCATGCAGGTCGGCGAGCGCCGCGATGCGCAGCGGCCGCGCGAGCTTCGGCCAACGCGGCGGCGTGAAGCGGTAGGTCGTGGTGACAAGCCGGTAGCGCGGCTCGATGGCGAACGCATAGGAGAAAAGCCCCGCACCCGCAGCAGCCGTACCGCCGAGCAGGCGAAGAAAAGCGCGCCGCGAAAACATGAAGCGTTATTCCGAAACGTTTTCCAGAATGATCATCGCCCCGCGCGTGAGTTGCGCGGATACTTTCCGGCCTTCGTCATCGGTGAATTTCGTGGTGGCGCGGATGGTGCCGCCTTTGATCTTCTCCACCAGCCGCGCCTTCAGCAGTACGGTGGTGCCGAGGCGAATTTCGATCTGCCGCCCGACATGGCGCTCGGTGAAGCTCTCGAACTTGTCGATCGCGCCGGGCGCGAGTTCGATCAGCACCACGACTTCGTTCGTGGTCTTGTCGCGGTCCACGGAGGAAGCCTGCACTTCGAGGCTGACGGTTTCCGCACGCGCCGGAAATGCGCATGCGCCCGCCAAAAGGAGCGCGATCAAAACCGTCCGAAGCTGCGCGAGAACATGCATCGTCTATCCAAACGCCTCTGCTGCAATCGGGTTGCCTGCACGCAATAAACAAAAAGGCCGGCGGAAATGCGCCGGCCTTTTGTGTTCGTGGTGAGCGAAGGCTTACTTCTTGCCGCCGCCCTTGGCAGCGCGCGTTGCCGCCTGCGCCTTCGGCTTTTCCTTCTTGACCTTCTCGGCCTTCGGCTGGGCAGCCTTGATCGCCGCGGCTTCGGCGTCGAGCGCGGCAGCAGCCGCGTCCTGACGCTCGACGATGCGGGCGCGCTTGCCCTCGAGATCGCGCAGGTAATAGAGCTTCGCGCGGCGAACCTTGCCGCGGCGCACGACGTCGATGGAATCGATGTTCGGCGAATAGATCGGGAACACGCGCTCGACGCCTTCGCCGTACGAAATCTTGCGCACCGTGAAGCTCTCCTGGAGGCCGCCGCCGGTACGCGCGATGCACACGCCTTCATAGGCCTGCACGCGGGTACGCTCGCCTTCCTTGATGCGGACGTTCACGATCAGCGTGTCGCCCGGCTGGAACTTCGGTACCGGCTTGCCGCCGGTAACGCGTGCGATTTCTTCTTTTTCGATGGTCTGAATGAGGTTCATGACAGTAGCTCCGCGCCGCTCAAATCCGGCGCCGGGAAGTGAATTCCATAACGGGATGGGCGGGGTCTATAGGCGAAGAATCGAGGCTTGTCATGCCTTTTTGCCCCCTTTTTGGCCCCACAGGTCGGGCCTGCGGGCGGCCGTGAGGCGTTCGGCCTGTTCCCTGCGCCAGGCGGCCACTTTCGCGTGGTCCCCGGAGGTCAGGATGTCCGGAATCGGCACCCCTTCGAAGGCCTGCGGCCGGGTGTACTGGGGGTATTCGAGGAGGCCGTCGGAGAAGCTCTCGTCCGTCCCCGAAGCCTCGTCCCCCATCACCCCCGGAAGCAACCGGACGCAGGCGTCCAGCAGCACGAAGGCCCCGACCTCGCCCCCCGACAGCACGTAGTCCCCGACCGAGACTTCCTCGAGATTGCGGGCGGCGATGATGCGCTCGTCCACGCCCTCGAAGCGGCCGCAGACGATGACGACGCCCGGACCCTTGGCGAGGCCACAAACTTTCTCCTGCGTCAGCGGCACGCCGCGCGGACTCATGAGGAGCCGCGGGCGCGGATCATCCGCGGGCGAAGCCGCGTCGATGGCCTTGGCGAGAATGTCGGCGCGCATGACCATGCCCGGCCCGCCACCGGAAGGCGTGTCGTCCACGGTGCGGTGTTTGTCGGTCGCTTGAGCGCGAATGTCTTGCGCGTCGAGCGACCAAATTTGATTCGAGAGCGCCTTGCCCGCGAGCGAAATCCCAAGCGGCCCCGGAAACATTTCGGGAAACAGCGTGAGGATGGAAGCGCGCCAGGTCATTTCGATTTCGCCTTCGGCTCATCGAACAATCCCGGCGCCGGAACGATCACCACGCGTCCTGCTTCTACATCCACTTCCGGCACGAACTCGTCGATGAACGGAATCAGCGTACCGGATTTCTTCGGCGGCTCCGCGACTTCGATGAGATCGCTCGCGCCGTAATTGCGGACCGCGATCACGACGCCGTAATTTTTCCCGGACTTGTCCTCCACGCGCAGCCCGATCAGGTCCGCGTGATAGAACTCGCCGTCCGCTTCAATCTTGGGAAGTTTGTCGCGCGCAACGAACAGTTCGATGTTCGTGAGCAGTTCGGAAGCGTTGCGGTCGTTCACGCCCGCGAGCTTCGCGACGAAGTGGCCCTTGGCCGTACGAAGCGAGGCAACACGAAACTTCTTCGTGCCGTCCTCGCTTTCCAGTTCGCCAAAGCCGAGGACCGCGTCCGGGTCTTGCGTGAAGACCTGCAATCGCACTTCGCCGCGCAGGCCGTGCGCGGCGCCGATTTTCGCGACGCAGACGCGATCCGTCATCTAGTCTTACGCAGCCGGAGCGGCAGCGGGAGCAGCGCCTTCCGCGGGAGCGGCGGCTTCCTTCTTCGGCTTCGCCTTCTGCGGGTTGTTGCGCGGCGTGCGCTTGGCAATGCCGGCGGCGTCGAGGAAGCGCAGGATGCGATCCGACGGCTGCGCGCCCTTCGAGATCCAGTGCTTGATGCGCTCCAGTTCGAGCTTCACACGCTCCGGAGAATCCTTCGGCTTCTTCGGGTCGTAGGTGCCGACGCGTTCGATGAAGCGGCCATCGCGCGGGAAGCGCGAGTCGGCGACGACGAGGCGGTAGAACGGGCGCTTCTTGGTGCCCGCGCGGGAAAGACGGATAACGACGGCCATTGTTTAGTCCTTTCGTGACTACTTTTTCTTGAGTGGGTTCATGCCGCCCAGTCCCGGCAGGCCCGGAAACTTCGACGGCAGGTTGGAGAGACCGGGAAACTGCGCAGGCAGCTTGCCTGCGTCCGGCATTTTCTCGGCGAGTTTCTTCATTTCTTCGGGCGATGGCATTTGCGGCGCGCTGCCGATGCCCAGCATGTTGCCGAGGCCGGCGAGCATTCCGCCGCCCCTGCCGCCGCGGCTCATGGACTTCATCACGTCGGCCATCTGCCGGTGCATTTTCAGGAGCCGGTTGATTTCCTCGACCTTCGCGCCGGAGCCGGCCGAGATGCGCCGCTTGCGCGAGGCTTTGAGCAGGTCCGGGTTGCGGCGCTCTTTCGGCGTCATCGAGTCGATGATCGCCTTCTGGCGCTTCAGCAGATTGTCGTCGAGGTTCACGTTCGCCATCTGGTTCTTCAACTTGGCGACGCCGGGCATCATGCCCATCAGGCCAGACAATCCGCCGAGCTTCGACATCTGGTCGAGTTGCTCGCGCAGGTCGGAGAGGTCGAACGCGCCCTTGCGCATCTTCTCGGCGGTCGCCTGCATCTTGGCGGCGTCGAGATTCTCGGCGGCCTTTTCGACGAGGCCGACCACGTCGCCCATGCCGAGGATGCGTCCGGCAATGCGCGACGGATCGAAGTCTTCCAGCGCGTCGAGTTTTTCGCCGACGCCGATCAGCTTGATCGGCTTGCCGGTGACGGCGCGCATGGAAAGTGCGGCACCGCCGCGTCCATCGCCGTCTACGCGCGTCAGCACGATGCCGGTGACAGCTAACTTCGCGTCGAACGCGCGCGCGGTGTTCACCGCGTCCTGGCCGGTCAGCGCGTCGGCAACGAGGAGGATTTCGTGGGGCTTCGCAATCGCGGCGACGTCCGCCGCCTCCTGCATCAGTTCTTCATCGACGGTGACGCGGCCCGCGCTGTCGAGCATCAGCACGTCATAGCCGCCGCGCCGCGCTTCGGAGAGAGCGCGCTTGGTGATCGTGACTGCGTTCTCGCCTTCGACGATGGCGAGCGTATCGACGCTCACCTGCTTGCCGAGCACGGCGAGTTGTTCTTGCGCGGCCGGACGGCGCGTATCCAAGGACGCCATCAGGACCTTCTTCTTCATCCGGTCCTTGAGGCGCTTCGCGATCTTGCCGGTCGAAGTGGTTTTGCCCGAACCCTGCAGGCCGACCATCAGGATCGCGACCGGCGGTGCGGCGGCGAGGTCGATCGGCTTCGCATCGGAGCCGAGCACCGCGACCAGTTCGTCGTGAACGATCTTCGCGACCATTTGGCCCGGCGTGATCGAGCGGATCACTTCCGCGCCGACTGCGCGCGCGCTCACCTTCTCGACGAAGGCACGCGCCACTTCGAGCGAGACGTCCGCTTCGAGCAGTGCCTGACGCACTTCGCGCATGGCTTCGCTAACGTCGCTCTCGCTGAGCGAGCCGCGGCCGCGAAGCCTGTCGAGTACGCCGCCAAGGCGGCCGGTCAGGTTCTCGAACATCCGTCTTCCGTTAGCCCCGTCCTGAGGAACGATCCGAAAGGATCGCATCTCGGAGGGCGAGGCTCGTTTCTCATCCTTCGAGACGCGGGCTGCGCCCGCTCCTCAGGATGAGGCCGTCTTGTTTGGGCATGACCTGATCCGAAAACCGGTACCCACTTTTCGGGGGTCATGCCTTCGCCAAACGCCGTTCGCCCCCGAGGGCGCAACGCGCTGTCGGGGGGTGACCTCCGGGTTCAAAGTCCCGGTCAGCCGCGAGGAAGTCTCGCCGGTCGATTGGTGGCAGGACGACTAGGGGTGGACCGTGGCCAAGTCAAGGAAATGCAGGGGTTAGCGCCTTGTGGCGGTTCCAATCCCCTGATTCCGCCCCTGATTTCGTTTGACGGCGGCAGACTGCGCCCGGACGATCCCGAAAAAGGAGGAACCGATGCCCGCCCGCCTGCTCGCCATCGTCCTGTTGCTGGCTGCCCCGTTCGCGGCGCAGGCCCGCGAACCCTGGCAGATCGGCCATGGACCGTTCCTCACCGCAGCGGACGTCAGCGCCCACAACAAATTCCCGCAGGACATGGCGGACATCCGCGCGCTGCTCGCTGGCGAAAAACCGGACTGGGCAGGTGCGCTTTCGCTCTATGCCTACGGCCGCCACTTCAAGGCCCATTCGGTCGCGCGCTTCGCCGACAACTACAACGGCCGCCTCGACAGCTACCTGCCTGTGTCGGCGAAGCACTATGGCAGCGCCTCGTTCCAGAACGCATTCCTGTTCGCGGCGCTCGCCAATACCGGGCGCTTTGCCCGCGCCAGCGAAGCGGAACGCAAGGCCGCGCTCGACGCAGGCATGACCGCACTCCTGATCAATTACGCGCGCTACGAACTCGGCGAAGCGCAACGCAAGGCAAGCGCGACGCAGCCGAACTGGTCGTTGCAGAACGGCGCACCGAAAAACTGGAGCGAAGCCTTCGCTTTCTATTACGGCCCCGAAGGCAAGCACGGCGCATTCGAGGCGATTGCCGCGTTACCGAACGGCGAGCGCCTGAACGCGCGCATCCTGCAAGCGCTCGCCGATGGCCAGCCCGACTTGCTCCGGCAGAAATGGCCGCAGGAAGCGGCCGACGAATTGGCCGCCGCGCTAAACGTTGCAAGCATCGCCCTGTTCCGGAACGCGCTGGAAGCCGCCGACAAGGCAGACGACGCCGGCTTGGCGCTCATGCGCGCCCGCGCGGCGGGATTCTGGCTGGCCGCTGGCGAGCCGATCCTGCGTACCGACCGCCGCGCGCCGATGGTCGAGAAAGCGCTGACCGGCACACCCGACCGCGAGGCGATCAAGGCCGCCCTCGCCGTGATTGCTCCCCTGCCCGGCGAATAGCGCCACGGCTGGCTATCGCGCCGGCAATCGCCATATAAGGCCGGTACAAGCTGTACCGGCCCGGACATGAGCGCACTTCTGAACCGCCCCTTCGTGAAGATGAACGGCATCGGCAACGACATCGTCGTGCTCGATCTGCGCGCCGATTCCGCGCCCGTGACGGAGGCCGACGCACGCGCGATTGCGCGCAAGGATGCCATCCCCTTCGACCAGCTCATGGTGCTATACCCGCCCCGCGCGTCCGGCACCGACGCCTTCGTGCGCATCTACAATTCCGACGGCTCGGAGGCAGGCGCCTGCGGCAACGGCATGCGCTGCGTGGTTTCTCGTGACGTGAAACAGACCGGCAAGCACGACTTCATTTATGAAACACGCGCCGGGCTGATCCCCGCACATTTCGAGAACGAGAACACGATCACCGTCGACATGGGCAAGCCGCGCTTCGACTGGCGCGACATCCCGCTCGCGGAGGAATTCCGCGACACGCGCATGATCGAATTGCAGATCGGTCCCATCGACGCGCCGGTTCTGCACTCGCCGTCCGTCGTCTCGATGGGCAACCCGCACGCGGTGTTCTGGGTCGATGACCCCTACGCCTACGATCTGGAGAAGCTCGGACCGCTTCTCGAAAATCACCCCGTGTTTCCGCAGCGCGCCAACATCTCGCTCGCACACGTGAAGGACCGCGAGAATATTGCGATGCGCACATGGGAGCGCGGCGCGGGGCTGACGCGCGCCTGCGGCTCGGCGGCCTGCGCGGTTGCCGTCTCGGCTGCGCGCACCAAGCGCACGGGACGCCAGGTGCATCTCGTGCTGCCGGGCGGCGAACTCGACATCGAATGGCGCGAGAGCGACGACCATGTGCTGATGACCGGCCCGGTCGAATTCGAATTCGAAGGCGTGCTCGACGCCAAGATCCTGAACACGGCACCGGCGGCGTAATGTCCGTCGAAGTCGTCACCTTCGGCTGCCGGCTCAACATCACCGAGTCGGAAACCATCCGCCGCCACGCGGAAGCAGCAAAGCTCGAAAACACGATCATCGTGAATTCCTGCGCCGTCACCGGCGAAGCGGTGCGGCAGGCGCGCCAGCAAATCCGCCGCATGAAGCGCGAACGGCCAAACGTGCAGATCGTCGTCACCGGCTGCGCCGCGCAGACGGAAAGCGAGACCTTCGCCGCGATGCCGGAAGTGGCGCGCGTGATCGGCAATGCGCGCAAGCTCGATGCCGGAACATGGCGCGAACCATTCGGCGCGCTCGAAAAAGTGCAGATCGACGACCTCGATTCAATCCGCGAGACCGCGCTGCATCTGGTCGATGGTTTCGAAGGCCACACCCGCGCTTTCGTGCAGATCCAGAACGGTTGCGACCATCGCTGCACTTTCTGCATCATTCCCTATGGCCGCGGCCCATCGCGCTCAGTCGGCGCAGGCGAAGTGGTTTCGCAAATCCGCGCGCTCGCGGAACGCGGCTACCGCGAGGTCGTGCTGACCGGCGTCGATCTCACCTCATGGGGCAACGATCTTCCCGGCGCGCCGAAGCTCGGCATGCTGGTGCGGCAAATCCTGAAGCATGTTCCCGAATTGCCGCGCCTTCGCATTTCCTCCATCGACTCCATCGAGATCGACGAAGACTTCATGCGCGCGCTGGCCGAGGAAGAACGCCTCATGCCGCACCTGCATCTCTCCTTGCAGGCGGGCGACGATCTCATCTTGAAGCGCATGAAGCGCCGCCATCTCACACGCGACGCCGTCCGTTTCACGGATGCGGCGCGCCGCCTGCGGCCCGGCATCGTGTTCGGCGCGGATTTCATCGCGGGCTTCCCGACCGAAACCGAAACGCATTTCGCAAACACACTGCAACACATCGAAGACTGCGGCCTCGCCTTCCTTCACGTCTTCCC is a window encoding:
- the rimM gene encoding ribosome maturation factor RimM, translated to MTDRVCVAKIGAAHGLRGEVRLQVFTQDPDAVLGFGELESEDGTKKFRVASLRTAKGHFVAKLAGVNDRNASELLTNIELFVARDKLPKIEADGEFYHADLIGLRVEDKSGKNYGVVIAVRNYGASDLIEVAEPPKKSGTLIPFIDEFVPEVDVEAGRVVIVPAPGLFDEPKAKSK
- the rpsP gene encoding 30S ribosomal protein S16 codes for the protein MAVVIRLSRAGTKKRPFYRLVVADSRFPRDGRFIERVGTYDPKKPKDSPERVKLELERIKHWISKGAQPSDRILRFLDAAGIAKRTPRNNPQKAKPKKEAAAPAEGAAPAAAPAA
- the ffh gene encoding signal recognition particle protein; protein product: MFENLTGRLGGVLDRLRGRGSLSESDVSEAMREVRQALLEADVSLEVARAFVEKVSARAVGAEVIRSITPGQMVAKIVHDELVAVLGSDAKPIDLAAAPPVAILMVGLQGSGKTTSTGKIAKRLKDRMKKKVLMASLDTRRPAAQEQLAVLGKQVSVDTLAIVEGENAVTITKRALSEARRGGYDVLMLDSAGRVTVDEELMQEAADVAAIAKPHEILLVADALTGQDAVNTARAFDAKLAVTGIVLTRVDGDGRGGAALSMRAVTGKPIKLIGVGEKLDALEDFDPSRIAGRILGMGDVVGLVEKAAENLDAAKMQATAEKMRKGAFDLSDLREQLDQMSKLGGLSGLMGMMPGVAKLKNQMANVNLDDNLLKRQKAIIDSMTPKERRNPDLLKASRKRRISAGSGAKVEEINRLLKMHRQMADVMKSMSRGGRGGGMLAGLGNMLGIGSAPQMPSPEEMKKLAEKMPDAGKLPAQFPGLSNLPSKFPGLPGLGGMNPLKKK
- a CDS encoding diaminopimelate epimerase; this translates as MSALLNRPFVKMNGIGNDIVVLDLRADSAPVTEADARAIARKDAIPFDQLMVLYPPRASGTDAFVRIYNSDGSEAGACGNGMRCVVSRDVKQTGKHDFIYETRAGLIPAHFENENTITVDMGKPRFDWRDIPLAEEFRDTRMIELQIGPIDAPVLHSPSVVSMGNPHAVFWVDDPYAYDLEKLGPLLENHPVFPQRANISLAHVKDRENIAMRTWERGAGLTRACGSAACAVAVSAARTKRTGRQVHLVLPGGELDIEWRESDDHVLMTGPVEFEFEGVLDAKILNTAPAA
- the mtaB gene encoding tRNA (N(6)-L-threonylcarbamoyladenosine(37)-C(2))-methylthiotransferase MtaB; amino-acid sequence: MSVEVVTFGCRLNITESETIRRHAEAAKLENTIIVNSCAVTGEAVRQARQQIRRMKRERPNVQIVVTGCAAQTESETFAAMPEVARVIGNARKLDAGTWREPFGALEKVQIDDLDSIRETALHLVDGFEGHTRAFVQIQNGCDHRCTFCIIPYGRGPSRSVGAGEVVSQIRALAERGYREVVLTGVDLTSWGNDLPGAPKLGMLVRQILKHVPELPRLRISSIDSIEIDEDFMRALAEEERLMPHLHLSLQAGDDLILKRMKRRHLTRDAVRFTDAARRLRPGIVFGADFIAGFPTETETHFANTLQHIEDCGLAFLHVFPFSPRKGTPAARMPQLGREIAKQRASLLRTKGEELLRRHFANEIGKSRRVLVEGSGFEGRSEHFMPVKLARRFARGAIAEVRIADHDERGLLAA